The Polyangium aurulentum genomic interval TACCGCGCCGAGGCGCACGTGGTCGCAGAGGAGCCGCGCCTGAAGGCGGTCGTCGCGACCGAGGACGTCTCGCCCGAGACCGTCTACGGCGTCGCCCTCGAGCTGCGCAAGGCGGTGCAGAGCGATCTGTTCTTGATGACGGACGGAGAGGGGCACCTGCTCGCCGACGTCGCCGATCCGAAGGCCTCGGGCTTCGACATGTCGAAGAACCCGGCGATCGCAGCCGCGCTCGCGGAGGGCGAGAAGGCCGCGGTGTGGACCAACGAGGACAAGATCTACGAGGTCCACGCGCGCAGGCTCGCGTTCGGGACCGATCCGGTGGGCGTGCTCGTCGTGGGCTTCGCGCTCGGCGATCCGATCCTCGAGGAGGTGCGGCGCGAGACGGGGAGCGTCGCGGTCCTCCTGCTCGATGAAAGACCCGTGTCCGTGTCGCGGCTCGAGGGCGGCGAGGAGGCTCCGCGAGACGCCATCGCGCAGGTCGCCGCGGCGATCCCGCGAGGCGGCGAGCCGGCCCCCGTGACGCTCGGCGGAGGTCGCTACCTGGCCGCGTCGGCGCCGATCGAGGGAGGCGCGCCGGGCGTCGGGCTGCGGCTCGTGCTCTTGCGATCGCTCGATCACGCGCTCGCGCCGGCGCGGCAGATCGAGGCGCTCGTGCTCGCGCTCGCGCTCGGCGCGCTCGCGGCGGCGGGGGCGGTGGCCTTCGTGCTGTCGCGCAGGCTCGCGCGGCCGATCGACGCGCTGATGTCGCTCGCGGGGGAGCTGGCGCAAGGAAAGCTCGAGGCGCGCGCGCAGGCCGGGGGGCCGGTGGAGCTGTCGGCGCTCGGCGAGGCGATGAACCGCATGGCGGGCGAGCTCTTCGCCTCGCGGCAGCAGATGGCCGAGAAGGAGCGGCTCGAGAAGGAGCTCGAGATCAGCTCGCGCATCCAGACCTCGATCCTGCCGCGGCGCCTCGCGGTGGAGGGGCTCGACGTCGCCGCGCGGATGATCCCCGCGAGCGAGGTCGGCGGCGACTACTACGACGTCTTCCCGGTCGAGGACGGCGGCTGGATCGGCGTGGGCGACGTGGCCGGGCACGGCCTCACGTCGGGGCTCATCATGCTCATGGTGCAGAGCACCATCGCCGCGCTCGGCCGCGACGATCCGCGCGCCGCTCCCCGCGATCTCGTGCGCGTGTTGAACCTCGTGCTCTACGAGAACATCCGCCACCGGCTCGGCAACGACGAGCACGTGACGATCTCGGTGATGCGCTACCACCGCGACGGCCGCGTGATCCACGCAGGCGCGCACGAGGACATCGTGATCTGCCGCGCGGACACGGGCCGCGTCGAGGTGATCCCCACGCTCGGGCCCTGGGTCGGCGCCATGCGCGACGTGAGCCGCACCGTGCAGGACGAGGAGCTGCACCTGCGCGACGGCGACCTCATGGTGCTCTACACCGACGGCGTGACCGAGGCGCGCAGCGACAAGGGCGAGCAGTTCGGGATCGACAGGCTCGTCGCGAAGGTCGAGGCGCTGCAAAAGGAGCCGGTGGAGCGCATCCGCGACGAGATTCTGGACGAGGTCGCCCGCTGGGCGCCGAAGCAGGACGACGACGTGACCCTCCTGGTTCTGCGCTACCACGCCCCCGTCAAGGGGGCGGCGTGAGCCGCGGAAAACGCGCCCGTTCGCGTCCTCGATGCCTTCTCCGTGGCGGCGGGGGCCGGATCGCTGCACGCTGGGAGGCGCCATGACGCCGGACCCGTGCTCCTTCGAGCTGACGTTTCGCCCGAACGTCGAGCTCGTCTCCATCGTGCGCCGCTTCGTGTTCGACTTTTACGAGCGCATGATCGGCGACAAGGACGTGGTGTCGCGGGTGGCGCTGGCCACGCACGAGCTGCTCGAGAACGCTGTGAAGTACTCGGTCGACGGGTCGACCAGCCTGTCCATCACGTTCGAGCCCGCGGAGTCGACGAGCATCGTGTCGATCCGGCTTGCCAACCGGGCGAGCGCTGACAACCTCGCTGCGCTGTCGAAGATCTTCGAAGAGATGCAGTCTTTCGCCGATCCCTTCGCCCAGTACCAGGACGCCATGGCGCGCACCGCCAAGCGCAAGGTGGGCTCGGGGCTCGGCCTCGTGCGCGTGCGCGCGGAAGGGGAGATGACGATGAGCCACACGATCGAGGACGACCGCGTCGTGATCCTCGCGCAGACCCGCGTGGGGACGGGGAGGGCCGCGTGAGCGATCTCGATGGCCTCGCGGTGAACGGCCGCGACTTCTCGGCGAGCGCCGCTCACGAGGACAAGCTGCTCTTCTTGCGCCTCACGGGCAACGCGGACATGAGCGCGAAGGAGGGCCTCGACGGCCTTCTGCCCCGCGTGCACGCCGAAGCCCAGCGCCTCGGCGTGGCCGTGGTCGCCGTCGACTTCCGCGAGCTCGAGTTCATGAACTCCTCGTGCTTCAAGAGCTTCGTCACCTGGATCAGCGAGGTGCAGGAGCTCGAGCCGGCCAAGCAGTACCAGATCCGCTTTTTGTCCAAGCCGGAGATGCACTGGCAGCGCCGGAGCTTGCACGCGCTGCGGTGCTTCGCGGTCGATCTGATCACCGTCGAGACCTGACCTCGCGGCTTGCCAACCTGGCGCGCAGAAATGAAACTGCGCGCCCATGAGCAGCCCTACCCCCGTCGCGTTTCCCGCCGATCCGCCGGTCGATCTCGCGCTCGCTCGCTCGCACAAGCTGTCCGAGGACGAGTGGCGCACGGTCACCTCGCGCCTCGGCCGCGCGCCGACGTACGCGGAGCTCGGCGTCTTCAGCGTGATGTGGAGCGAGCACTGCTCGTACAAGAGCTCGCGCGTGCACCTCGCCCGCCTGCCGACGAAGGGGCCGCGGGTCATCCAGGGGCCGGGCGAGAACGCGGGCGTCGTCGACATCGGCGACGGGTTCGCCGCCGTCTTCAAGATGGAGTCGCACAACCACCCGTCGTTCATCGAGCCCTACCAGGGCGCGGCGACCGGGGTCGGCGGCATCCTCCGCGACGTGTTCACCATGGGCGCGCGCCCGATCGCGAACCTCGACTCGCTGCGCTTCGGCCGGCCCGATCACCCGCGCACGCCCGGGCTTTTGCGCGGCGTCGTGGCCGGCATCGGCGGCTACGGCAACTGCATCGGCGTGCCCACGGTCGGCGGCGAGCTGTTCTTCGATCGCGCCTACGACGGCAATATCCTCGTCAACGCGTTCACCTGCGGCGTCGTGCGCACCGACCGCATCTTCTACGGACGCGCGAGCGGCATCGGCAACAACGTGATCTACGTCGGCGCACGCACGGGGCGCGACGGCATCCACGGCGCCACCATGGCCTCGGACGAGTTCTCCGCGGGAGGCCCGAGCCAGAGGCCCACCGTGCAGGTCGGCGACCCGTTCATGGAGAAGCTCCTGCTCGAGGCGTGCCTCGAGATCTTCGCCGCGGACGTGCTCGTCGGCATCCAGGACATGGGCGCCGCGGGGCTCACCTCGTCGTCGGTCGAGATGGCGGGGCGAAGCGGCAGCGGGCTCGATCTCGACCTCGATCTCGTGCCTCGCCGCGCGCGCGCGATGACGCCCTACGAGATGCTCCTCAGCGAGTCGCAGGAGCGCATGCTGCTCGTCGCCAAGCCAGGCATGGAGCCGCGCGTGCTCGAGATCTGCGCGAAGTGGGGGCTCGACGCGGCCATCATCGGCAAGGTCACCGACACCGGCCGCTGGGTCGTGCGCGCGACGCCCGGCTACGATCCGCTCGCCGATCAGAGCCCCGCGAGGAGCGCGGTGGTGGTCTGCGATCTGCCGGTCGATCTGCTCACGGACGCGGCGCCCAAGTACGACCGACCGCAGC includes:
- a CDS encoding PP2C family protein-serine/threonine phosphatase; this encodes MKFRTTLLVPMVLLVVAMGAATAGGAALVLERDARRDVAADLGQGVRIFEALREKRRSLYRAEAHVVAEEPRLKAVVATEDVSPETVYGVALELRKAVQSDLFLMTDGEGHLLADVADPKASGFDMSKNPAIAAALAEGEKAAVWTNEDKIYEVHARRLAFGTDPVGVLVVGFALGDPILEEVRRETGSVAVLLLDERPVSVSRLEGGEEAPRDAIAQVAAAIPRGGEPAPVTLGGGRYLAASAPIEGGAPGVGLRLVLLRSLDHALAPARQIEALVLALALGALAAAGAVAFVLSRRLARPIDALMSLAGELAQGKLEARAQAGGPVELSALGEAMNRMAGELFASRQQMAEKERLEKELEISSRIQTSILPRRLAVEGLDVAARMIPASEVGGDYYDVFPVEDGGWIGVGDVAGHGLTSGLIMLMVQSTIAALGRDDPRAAPRDLVRVLNLVLYENIRHRLGNDEHVTISVMRYHRDGRVIHAGAHEDIVICRADTGRVEVIPTLGPWVGAMRDVSRTVQDEELHLRDGDLMVLYTDGVTEARSDKGEQFGIDRLVAKVEALQKEPVERIRDEILDEVARWAPKQDDDVTLLVLRYHAPVKGAA
- the purL gene encoding phosphoribosylformylglycinamidine synthase subunit PurL, with the translated sequence MSSPTPVAFPADPPVDLALARSHKLSEDEWRTVTSRLGRAPTYAELGVFSVMWSEHCSYKSSRVHLARLPTKGPRVIQGPGENAGVVDIGDGFAAVFKMESHNHPSFIEPYQGAATGVGGILRDVFTMGARPIANLDSLRFGRPDHPRTPGLLRGVVAGIGGYGNCIGVPTVGGELFFDRAYDGNILVNAFTCGVVRTDRIFYGRASGIGNNVIYVGARTGRDGIHGATMASDEFSAGGPSQRPTVQVGDPFMEKLLLEACLEIFAADVLVGIQDMGAAGLTSSSVEMAGRSGSGLDLDLDLVPRRARAMTPYEMLLSESQERMLLVAKPGMEPRVLEICAKWGLDAAIIGKVTDTGRWVVRATPGYDPLADQSPARSAVVVCDLPVDLLTDAAPKYDRPQRDDASLPARLAFDTDTIAAPASWSDELVAMAGSPNLGSRRWIWRQYDHIVRGGTLARPGSDAAVVRVPCERDGKRIDKLLAFASDCNGRLVELDPFAGAAMAVAEVVRNLACTGAEAIGLTDCLNFGSPERPEIMRQFARAIDGMAEACRALSVPVVSGNVSLYNETDGRAILPTPTVAAVGLVSNEGDVVRAMFPREGLEVLLLGRPEGGPLGGSEYVARATGEVKGPLPRPDLEAEAKLVALMLELCRARPRLIESAHDVSEGGIAITLVECATATDDETAMVGATVELPRSDEPLAAALFGEAPGRIVVSAEGAHVAEIEARAAAKGVPVTRLGRTGGAELSISRGGAEVARAPLDRIRDARERCLEPIVGR